A stretch of the Dioscorea cayenensis subsp. rotundata cultivar TDr96_F1 chromosome 4, TDr96_F1_v2_PseudoChromosome.rev07_lg8_w22 25.fasta, whole genome shotgun sequence genome encodes the following:
- the LOC120258756 gene encoding phosphatidylinositol-3-phosphatase SAC1-like, whose amino-acid sequence MPTSLSAHVRAHTVSLHYLPTEVQVADFFTKTQTRDQHQFMLSKLKTLFVFTVVRKIFEFSAIKLFVHIYIYIYIYNLRLKIHILFFVRRDASLGEVRASSGDLTRLVSNNESLDPLGGQDREKDLNWKPLPNNGPRFQSGVLRTNCIDCLDRTNVAQYAYGLAALGRQLHAMSLTDIPKLNQESSIATALMEMYLSMGDALAQQYGGSAAHNTVFPERQGRWKATTQSREFLKSIKRYYSNTYTDGEKQDAINLFLGYFQPQDGKPALWELDSDYYLHVLGIGDEPVPDTDRSFIVDPLNVVGTRCTLSPTPGYKQDFQRMKLTSFDALIDRTCSSIKNVRLCCESDVKVSGAGNTGMAPDAALMLFIAVKYNLKSPNWLFGQKKNMKRLLLPKKVTANENVTEFHQDELTAGRLVDMNWISSVGDEYQEDYQRYLTMSSAEADRWYGGTLIYDQDESSEAFKHYAELCQGPAMEPFDHDPAKEKHYADALSMGLGNMGDDALVEAEMEAALRDFDDVGADLGISCSATAFVNNSILSSRWTLGKEKVSVISASYARI is encoded by the exons ATGCCCACTTCACTTTCGGCTCATGTCCGTGCTCACACTGTGTCACTTCATTATCTTCCTACTGAGGTCCAGGTCGCTGATTTTTTCACTAAGACACAGACACGTGATCAGCATCagttcatgttatccaaactcaagac GCTTTTTGTATTTACTGTAGTACGCAAGATCTTTGAATTTTCTGCCATTAAActttttgtacatatatatatatatatatatatatataatctgcgGCTTAAGatacacattttattttttgtacgCAGGGATGCTTCTCTTGGAGAAGTTAGAGCTAGTTCAGGAGATCTTACAAGATTGGTTAGTAATAATGAAAGTCTGGACCCTTTGGGCGGTCAAGATAGAGAAAAGGACTTGAATTGGAAACCTTTGCCTAATAATGGGCCTCGATTCCAAAGTGGTGTTTTGCGTACTAATTGCATTGATTGTCTGGATCGTACAAATGTTGCCCAGTATGCTTATGGCTTAGCTGCATTAGGTCGCCAACTTCATGCTATGAGTTTGACAGACATCCCGAAATTGAACCAGGAGAGTAGCATTGCTACAGCTCTCATGGAAATGTACCTGAGCATGGGTGATGCACTTGCGCAGCAATATGGGGGATCTGCAGCCCACAACACT GTTTTCCCTGAGAGACAAGGCAGATGGAAAGCTACTACTCAGTCTCGTGAAtttttaaaatccatcaaaagaTACTACAGCAATACCTACACTGATGGTGAAAAGCAAGACGCCATTAATTT ATTCTTGGGTTACTTCCAACCTCAAGATGGAAAACCAGCACTTTGGGAACTGGATTCTGACTATTATCTTCATGTTTTAGGGATAGGGGATGAGCCTGTCCCTGATACTGACCGAAG TTTCATAGTTGACCCTCTGAATGTGGTGGGAACCAGATGTACTCTTTCACCTACCCCAGGTTACAAACAAGATTTTCAACGTATGAAGCTGACATCATTTGATGCACTAATTGACAGAACATGCAGTTCGATAAAAAATGTGAGACTTTGCTGTGAATCTGATGTAAAAGTTAGTGGTGCTGGAAATACTGGAATGGCACCAGATGCAGC ACTTATGCTATTTATTGCAGTGAAGTACAACTTAAAAAGCCCAAATTGGTTATTTggtcaaaagaaaaatatgaagagaCTGCTCCTCCCCAAAAAGGTTACAGCAAATGAAAATGTTACAGAGTTTCATCAAGATGAGTTGACTGCTGGAAGACTTGTTGACATGAATTGGATTTCTTCTGTTGGTGATGAATATCAGGAGGATTACCAGAG GTATCTTACAATGTCATCAGCTGAAGCTGATAGATGGTATGGTGGAACACTAATTTATGATCAGGATGAAAGCAGTGAAGCTTTCAAGCATTATGCCGAGCTTTGCCAG GGCCCTGCTATGGAACCCTTTGACCATGACCCTGCAAAAGAGAAACACTATGCGGATGCTTTGTCTATGGGGTTGGGCAATATGGGTGATGATGCACTTGTAGAGGCCGAGATGGAAGCGGCCCTTAGAGATTTTGATGATGTTGGTGCTGATCTTGGAATCAGTTGCTCGGCCACAGCCTTTGTGAACAATTCAATTTTGTCATCAAGGTGGACCCTTGGCAAAGAGAAGGTGTCTGTAATTA GTGCATCTTATGCAAG GATTTGA